From Calothrix sp. PCC 6303, a single genomic window includes:
- the ispF gene encoding 2-C-methyl-D-erythritol 2,4-cyclodiphosphate synthase, with amino-acid sequence MTIRIGNGYDIHRLTAGRRLILGGVEIDHELGLLGHSDADVLTHAIMDAMLGALSLGDIGHYFPPTDPKWAGADSLKLLHQVNQLLLEKGWKIGNIDSVVVAERPKLKPHIGKMCEKIAAVLELEPNQVGVKATTNEKLDAVGREEGICAYAVVLLFQVP; translated from the coding sequence ATGACTATTCGTATAGGTAATGGTTACGATATCCACCGATTAACGGCAGGAAGGCGCTTAATTTTAGGGGGTGTTGAGATTGATCATGAACTGGGTTTACTAGGGCATAGTGACGCGGATGTCCTCACCCACGCCATCATGGATGCGATGCTAGGAGCGTTATCTTTGGGTGATATTGGTCATTATTTTCCCCCTACTGATCCAAAATGGGCTGGTGCAGATAGTTTGAAGCTACTGCATCAAGTAAATCAGTTGCTGCTGGAAAAAGGCTGGAAAATTGGCAATATTGATTCTGTGGTGGTGGCAGAACGTCCGAAGCTGAAACCTCATATTGGCAAAATGTGCGAAAAAATTGCCGCAGTTTTAGAATTAGAACCGAATCAAGTTGGTGTGAAAGCAACTACGAATGAAAAATTAGATGCTGTGGGACGGGAAGAAGGTATTTGTGCTTATGCTGTAGTTTTGTTATTTCAAGTACCTTAG
- a CDS encoding ABC transporter substrate-binding protein yields MNSINFNFSRKKIRLVGILTCLGLWITLLLNGCNLSNFRTVAAQAPSMIVAVLGEPSTFNSALNESAYSVFGFIYDSLINTNPLTAKLEPALAESWQITDNGQRILINLRPNLKWSDGQPMTADDIIFTYNDIYLNPKIPAPIKDALKIGESGKLPSVKKISDLQVEFSVPEPFAPFINLVGGITILPKHSLKAAIDKKDSQGNSEFISTWTTGTDPKKIVGNGPYVMESYVPSQRVIFKRNPYYWRKDAQGKPQPYIERIVYQIIESTDNQLVSFRSGGLDSLEVSPEGFSLLKREEKRAKFTIYDGGPDTGTTFITFNQSKAKNPKGQPLVDPIKSKWFNQKEFRQAIAYAIDRGTIKTNAFRGLGVFQNSFVYERSPFYLTPEKGLKVYDYNPQKSKEILTKAGFKYNSQNQLLDAEGNPVKFTILTNSERKVRTDMVNQITKDLAKIGIEADKQILSFNAYLGKLKDTEDWDAYIGGFAGGGFDPHGASNIWRINGASHAFNLGQQPGKPKKVGWEASDWEKEIDKLYVKAAQEIDENKRKELYYEYQRIASEQLPFIHLVERLDLQAVRDRFQGIKYTALGGAFWNIHELKID; encoded by the coding sequence ATGAATTCGATAAATTTTAATTTTTCAAGAAAAAAAATTAGGTTGGTGGGGATTTTAACTTGCTTAGGTTTATGGATCACTCTCTTACTAAATGGGTGTAATTTATCAAATTTCCGAACGGTGGCAGCACAAGCACCAAGTATGATTGTTGCTGTTTTGGGTGAGCCTTCTACTTTTAATTCGGCTTTGAATGAGTCGGCATATAGTGTTTTTGGCTTTATTTATGACTCGTTGATTAATACTAATCCCCTAACTGCTAAGTTAGAGCCAGCTTTGGCAGAATCTTGGCAAATTACTGATAATGGACAGCGAATTTTAATTAATCTTCGTCCAAATTTAAAATGGTCAGATGGTCAGCCAATGACTGCTGATGATATTATTTTTACCTACAATGATATTTATTTAAATCCTAAAATTCCAGCGCCAATTAAGGATGCTTTGAAGATTGGTGAAAGTGGAAAATTACCATCTGTTAAAAAGATTAGTGACCTTCAGGTAGAATTTAGTGTACCTGAACCTTTTGCCCCATTTATTAATTTGGTTGGGGGGATAACTATCTTGCCAAAACATAGTCTGAAGGCTGCAATTGATAAAAAGGATTCTCAGGGAAATTCAGAATTTATCTCAACTTGGACAACAGGAACAGATCCGAAGAAGATTGTGGGGAATGGTCCCTATGTGATGGAAAGTTATGTTCCTAGTCAAAGGGTAATTTTTAAACGTAATCCCTATTATTGGCGCAAAGATGCCCAAGGTAAACCCCAACCCTATATTGAGCGAATTGTTTACCAAATTATTGAATCTACTGATAATCAGTTAGTTAGTTTTCGTTCTGGTGGTTTGGATAGTTTAGAGGTTTCTCCAGAAGGTTTTAGTTTGCTAAAACGGGAGGAAAAACGAGCTAAATTTACAATTTATGATGGAGGTCCCGATACAGGGACAACATTTATTACTTTTAATCAAAGTAAAGCTAAAAATCCTAAAGGACAACCATTAGTAGATCCAATTAAATCTAAGTGGTTTAATCAGAAAGAGTTTAGACAAGCGATCGCATACGCCATCGATCGGGGGACAATTAAGACAAATGCTTTCCGTGGTTTGGGTGTATTCCAAAATTCCTTTGTTTACGAGAGAAGTCCCTTCTATTTAACTCCAGAGAAAGGATTAAAGGTTTATGACTACAATCCTCAAAAATCTAAGGAAATTTTAACGAAGGCTGGTTTTAAGTATAATTCCCAAAATCAACTGCTGGATGCAGAGGGAAATCCAGTAAAATTTACGATTCTGACAAATTCTGAAAGAAAAGTCAGAACTGATATGGTAAACCAGATTACGAAGGATTTAGCCAAAATCGGTATTGAAGCCGATAAGCAAATTCTCAGTTTTAATGCTTATTTGGGCAAACTCAAAGACACCGAAGATTGGGATGCATATATTGGTGGTTTTGCAGGTGGTGGTTTTGACCCCCATGGTGCTAGTAATATTTGGCGAATTAATGGTGCTTCCCATGCATTTAATTTAGGACAACAACCAGGTAAACCTAAAAAAGTTGGTTGGGAAGCCTCCGATTGGGAAAAGGAAATTGATAAACTATATGTGAAGGCGGCACAGGAAATAGATGAAAATAAACGGAAGGAATTGTATTACGAGTATCAGCGGATTGCTTCGGAACAGTTACCGTTTATCCATTTAGTGGAAAGACTTGACTTGCAAGCAGTACGCGATCGCTTCCAAGGAATAAAGTATACTGCTCTAGGTGGTGCCTTCTGGAATATACATGAATTGAAGATTGATTAG
- the larB gene encoding nickel pincer cofactor biosynthesis protein LarB produces MTNPDKLRSLLQSIADGTVSPDTAFEKLKNLDYESVGDFAKIDNHRELRTGFPEVIWGQDKTPAQIIQIMQVMQQKNPVVMATRISQEVYNLLELKIPNLQYFKLARICALVPPNNQPKYHGIISIISAGTADLPIAEEAAVTAELCGFHVQRLWDVGVAGIHRLLNNRHVIESASVLIVVAGMEGALPSVVAGLANCPVIAVPTSIGYGASFGGLSALLTMLNSCATGIGVVNIDNGFGAAILAGQILRTAAKLRLASPEIQS; encoded by the coding sequence ATGACCAATCCAGACAAACTGCGATCGCTTCTTCAATCTATTGCTGATGGTACCGTTTCCCCAGATACTGCCTTCGAGAAACTCAAAAACCTCGATTATGAATCGGTGGGGGATTTTGCCAAGATTGATAACCACCGAGAATTACGTACTGGTTTTCCTGAAGTCATTTGGGGACAAGACAAAACCCCCGCGCAAATTATCCAAATCATGCAGGTAATGCAACAAAAAAATCCTGTGGTGATGGCAACACGGATTTCCCAAGAGGTATATAACTTACTAGAACTAAAAATTCCCAATTTACAATACTTCAAACTAGCCAGAATTTGCGCCTTAGTCCCTCCAAATAATCAACCGAAATATCACGGAATCATAAGTATAATTTCAGCAGGGACAGCCGACTTGCCCATCGCCGAAGAAGCTGCTGTCACTGCCGAACTCTGTGGTTTTCACGTCCAAAGACTTTGGGATGTGGGTGTAGCCGGGATTCATCGCTTACTCAACAACCGTCACGTAATCGAATCCGCATCTGTACTGATAGTAGTTGCGGGCATGGAAGGTGCGCTTCCTAGCGTCGTTGCCGGATTAGCAAATTGTCCCGTGATTGCTGTACCCACCAGCATTGGTTATGGTGCCAGTTTTGGCGGACTTTCAGCTTTGTTGACAATGTTGAACTCATGTGCAACAGGGATTGGAGTTGTGAACATTGATAACGGCTTTGGTGCTGCAATTTTAGCCGGACAAATTTTACGAACTGCCGCAAAATTGCGGTTGGCATCCCCAGAAATACAGAGTTAA
- a CDS encoding purple acid phosphatase family protein, whose translation MASAPKLLTDPFLQLPTLNSINVVWFTEFIGVQHLVTYGENLAKKAVATTVKLSRTREDQKSRVANQSEDGQVYKEIFQRDIWRHEALISNLTPGIRINYQVTSIREDGESVSSDIFTLAAAPNPGVPKRILLTSDHQIKPMVAANLQKVVETVGQVDAVWFAGDLVNISDRASEWFDDNRGNAFFPCLQGRANYEMNHDGVKLTYYGGEIIQHAPMYTCIGNHELMGRFNGDQDKDQNQDLNNEFNDTIPRSVARQLYGEKSIKDNSFNTDTYEEIFSLPKSLSGGKTYYAVTWGDVRLVVLYATNMWRSPNTDKGKKGKYAEASQDLENPENWGYGQIIYEPISKGSTQYNWLVEELNNAEFQQAKYKVVMLHHPPHTLGDNIVPAYTDPVQVIQRDENDKIKSVSYEYPKDNDYLMRDVMPLLETAKVQLVFFGHSHLWNRFISSSGMHFLETSNVGNSYGAAFGSRQRDNVPTKNDATNNDDYVEIGDPNGLYPVVPTISPLVGEDNQPIPFISSNKFTVFSIFDTGTGEVSSYRFDTSEIHGDVVKFDVFRLT comes from the coding sequence ATGGCTTCTGCACCTAAATTGCTGACAGATCCATTTTTGCAGCTACCGACACTGAACAGCATCAACGTAGTCTGGTTTACCGAATTTATCGGCGTTCAACATCTTGTTACCTATGGTGAAAACCTTGCAAAAAAAGCTGTTGCTACTACAGTTAAACTCAGCCGTACCCGTGAAGATCAAAAGTCACGAGTAGCAAATCAATCTGAAGATGGGCAGGTTTACAAAGAAATCTTTCAGCGTGATATTTGGCGACATGAAGCCCTGATTAGTAATTTAACCCCAGGAATACGCATCAATTACCAAGTGACAAGCATCCGTGAAGATGGGGAGAGTGTGAGTAGCGATATATTCACCTTAGCAGCAGCACCGAATCCGGGAGTACCAAAGCGGATTTTATTAACTTCCGATCATCAGATTAAACCGATGGTTGCGGCAAATCTGCAAAAAGTTGTAGAAACTGTGGGACAAGTGGATGCAGTGTGGTTTGCAGGGGACTTAGTTAATATAAGCGATCGCGCTAGCGAATGGTTTGATGATAATCGGGGGAATGCTTTCTTTCCCTGTTTACAAGGACGGGCAAATTATGAGATGAATCATGATGGTGTCAAGTTGACATACTATGGTGGAGAAATTATTCAACATGCACCAATGTATACCTGTATCGGCAATCATGAGTTGATGGGTAGATTTAATGGTGATCAAGATAAAGATCAAAATCAAGATCTAAATAACGAATTTAATGATACCATTCCCCGCTCTGTCGCTCGTCAACTATACGGTGAAAAATCTATCAAAGATAATTCTTTTAATACTGATACTTACGAAGAAATTTTTAGTTTACCCAAAAGCCTCAGCGGTGGAAAAACTTACTATGCAGTCACTTGGGGTGATGTGCGATTGGTAGTACTTTATGCCACAAATATGTGGAGATCACCCAACACCGATAAAGGAAAAAAAGGAAAATATGCTGAAGCAAGCCAGGATTTAGAAAATCCCGAAAATTGGGGTTACGGGCAAATTATTTACGAACCAATTAGCAAAGGCAGCACTCAATATAATTGGCTAGTGGAGGAGTTAAATAATGCTGAGTTTCAGCAAGCAAAGTACAAAGTTGTGATGTTACATCATCCACCCCATACATTAGGAGATAACATTGTTCCAGCCTACACCGACCCGGTGCAAGTTATCCAACGAGATGAAAATGACAAAATCAAATCTGTGAGTTATGAATATCCCAAAGATAACGACTATTTGATGCGGGATGTCATGCCATTATTGGAAACTGCTAAAGTGCAATTAGTATTCTTTGGACATTCCCATCTTTGGAACCGCTTCATTAGTTCCAGTGGAATGCACTTTTTAGAAACTTCTAACGTAGGTAATTCCTATGGTGCTGCATTTGGTTCACGTCAACGTGATAATGTCCCTACAAAAAACGATGCCACCAATAACGACGATTACGTGGAAATAGGAGATCCGAACGGATTATATCCTGTAGTTCCCACAATCTCACCTTTAGTAGGCGAAGATAATCAACCTATACCCTTTATTTCTAGTAACAAGTTCACCGTATTTAGTATTTTTGATACGGGAACCGGTGAAGTTAGTAGTTATCGGTTTGATACTAGTGAAATTCATGGGGATGTAGTTAAGTTTGATGTATTTAGGTTGACTTAG
- a CDS encoding acyl-CoA desaturase, translating into MRQYPPLTIALYIIGPILIIASHIGSLLLLTTGLSLGAVVWIIFLYEIRMLATTGIYHRLLTHKSYQVPAPFLWIGCIVAASAGQMGPSWWKAHHMSHHQHADLPLDPHSPYTPLQGIKGFYFSQGGWLLSPRFFPAKLPIDVERDRVLKIIDRLHFVPTLALAAISYYIGGVEYLGAFFLSTTLLFHGVQTVNSLSHLVGEQPFITDDFSRNNWFVAFLTLGEGWHNLHHAFQSSSRHGITIRSGKIAYLPDPTFSFIKMLQFLGIASKLRVPSETELLARAKDKTFQCSQLPIAIEASVDS; encoded by the coding sequence ATGAGACAGTACCCCCCACTCACAATCGCTCTTTATATCATTGGTCCGATACTGATTATCGCCAGTCATATCGGATCATTACTCCTTCTAACTACTGGCTTATCATTAGGTGCTGTTGTTTGGATCATATTTTTATATGAAATCCGGATGTTAGCAACAACTGGTATTTACCATAGACTACTCACTCACAAAAGTTATCAAGTACCTGCTCCATTTCTATGGATAGGTTGTATTGTGGCAGCATCAGCAGGACAAATGGGACCTAGTTGGTGGAAAGCACACCACATGAGTCATCACCAACATGCAGATTTACCTCTTGATCCTCATTCTCCTTATACCCCACTTCAGGGAATCAAAGGATTTTATTTTTCTCAAGGTGGCTGGTTGTTATCACCCCGATTCTTTCCTGCTAAACTACCAATTGACGTTGAACGCGATCGCGTACTAAAAATAATCGACCGTTTACACTTTGTTCCCACACTCGCACTTGCCGCAATCTCCTATTACATCGGTGGTGTTGAATATCTCGGCGCTTTTTTCCTCAGCACAACCCTCCTATTTCACGGGGTGCAAACTGTCAATTCTCTTTCTCATCTTGTGGGTGAACAACCATTTATTACCGACGACTTCAGCCGTAATAATTGGTTTGTGGCATTTCTCACCCTCGGTGAAGGCTGGCATAATCTCCATCACGCCTTTCAGTCATCCAGTCGCCATGGTATCACCATTCGTTCTGGAAAAATCGCTTATCTTCCAGACCCCACCTTTAGCTTTATTAAAATGCTTCAGTTTTTGGGAATAGCCTCAAAGCTGAGAGTTCCATCTGAAACTGAACTACTAGCGCGTGCTAAAGATAAAACCTTTCAATGTTCACAGTTGCCAATTGCGATAGAAGCATCAGTAGATTCCTAA
- the hpnA gene encoding hopanoid-associated sugar epimerase, with protein sequence MSKVFITGGTGFIGANLTQLLLQQGYQIKALVRPQSQLDNLKNLDIELVEGDLNDPDIYLQLQGCQYLFHVAAHYSLWQKDRTELYQNNVSGTENILAAAKKAGIERTVYTSSVAAIGINKNSKTTNETYQSPITELVGHYKKSKYLAEQKALEAAKCQEIVIVNPSSPIGAGDIKPTPTGDIILRFLRRQMPVYIDTGLNFIDVRDVAMGHLLALQKGKSGERYILAHQNLSLKQFLDQLAEITGIPAPQQSIPAWIPFSVAWIDEKILANLGKKPSVPLDGVRMAKQSMYYDPSKAINELGLPQTPLDNGMKAAINWFRIHGYV encoded by the coding sequence ATGTCAAAGGTCTTTATAACAGGTGGAACTGGTTTCATCGGTGCAAATCTAACCCAATTATTACTGCAACAAGGTTATCAAATTAAGGCTTTAGTACGTCCTCAAAGCCAACTTGATAATCTCAAAAACCTGGATATAGAACTAGTAGAAGGTGACTTAAACGATCCAGATATCTACCTTCAGCTTCAGGGATGTCAATATCTTTTTCATGTTGCAGCACATTATTCCCTCTGGCAAAAAGATCGAACAGAACTTTATCAAAACAACGTTTCTGGTACCGAAAATATTTTAGCAGCCGCCAAAAAAGCGGGAATTGAACGCACAGTTTATACTAGCTCTGTTGCCGCAATTGGGATTAACAAAAACAGCAAAACCACCAACGAAACTTATCAAAGCCCCATCACAGAATTAGTCGGACATTACAAAAAATCTAAATATTTAGCTGAACAAAAAGCTCTAGAAGCAGCCAAATGCCAAGAAATAGTTATTGTTAACCCCAGTAGTCCAATTGGTGCTGGGGATATTAAACCCACCCCCACCGGAGACATTATTCTGCGCTTCCTACGTCGGCAAATGCCTGTATACATTGATACTGGACTAAATTTTATTGATGTGCGTGATGTAGCCATGGGTCATTTATTAGCCTTACAAAAAGGAAAATCGGGTGAAAGATATATTCTTGCCCATCAAAACCTCTCATTAAAACAATTTCTCGATCAACTAGCAGAGATCACAGGAATTCCTGCCCCGCAACAATCTATACCTGCATGGATACCTTTTAGTGTGGCTTGGATTGACGAAAAAATCCTTGCAAATTTAGGTAAAAAACCATCAGTTCCCCTTGATGGTGTACGTATGGCAAAGCAATCAATGTATTACGATCCATCAAAAGCTATCAATGAATTAGGACTTCCACAAACACCATTAGATAATGGGATGAAAGCAGCCATTAATTGGTTTAGAATTCATGGGTATGTTTAG
- a CDS encoding MAPEG family protein: protein MFPLTSLVTALTLLAYFVFTINVGRARFKYNVPVPQTTGNPDFERVLRVQQNTLEQLVFFLPALWLFSFYVSELWGAVIGMIWLVGRIAYAWGYYQAAEKRGIGFAISFLSSIVLLLGSLIAIILGLVRYS, encoded by the coding sequence ATGTTCCCCTTAACTAGTCTTGTCACTGCTCTAACACTACTTGCATACTTTGTTTTTACAATTAATGTTGGTAGAGCTAGATTTAAATATAATGTACCCGTTCCTCAAACAACAGGAAATCCGGATTTTGAGAGAGTACTGCGTGTACAACAAAACACCCTCGAACAATTAGTTTTTTTTCTACCTGCTTTGTGGTTATTCTCCTTCTACGTCAGCGAGTTGTGGGGAGCGGTTATTGGTATGATTTGGTTGGTGGGTAGAATTGCTTATGCTTGGGGATACTACCAAGCCGCTGAAAAACGAGGAATCGGTTTTGCCATTAGTTTCCTTAGTAGCATCGTGTTACTTCTTGGTTCCTTAATTGCCATCATTCTCGGCTTAGTGCGATATTCATGA
- a CDS encoding MGMT family protein has product MSTYNVIYEVVRKIPWGKVATYGQVADLAMLSGKARLVGYALYQVDVNSDIPWQRVINAKGEISKSPARCGGDALQRSLLEQEGVKFNKVGKVNLREHLWNGVDS; this is encoded by the coding sequence ATGTCTACATATAACGTGATTTATGAGGTGGTGCGAAAGATTCCTTGGGGAAAAGTCGCAACTTATGGACAGGTGGCTGATTTAGCAATGTTGTCTGGGAAAGCGCGGTTGGTGGGTTATGCGCTGTACCAAGTGGATGTAAATTCGGATATTCCTTGGCAACGGGTGATTAATGCCAAGGGTGAAATATCCAAATCTCCGGCTAGATGTGGGGGTGATGCGTTACAGCGATCGCTTCTGGAGCAGGAAGGGGTAAAGTTCAATAAGGTAGGTAAAGTAAATTTACGAGAGCATCTTTGGAATGGGGTTGATAGTTAA
- a CDS encoding DUF3598 family protein, translated as MRSQWESLLQNLGVWQGSFTVFSPQGELKEDIPSRLTLETLDDTQSTVRLTLLREGKNDLVLDTSSLSRSLLFFENGAFSQGAMQFSPYGDFGGEFSFIHENRRLRFVQLFNNQSNLSTLTLIREHREGTTPDERPPLQVESLLGEWEGEGITIYPDLRSPVSFDSKMQLKLDKHQRLIQNTYFGSEKMIASTATINGSILDFDDNPENPFQVMMLPDGASATFPVKAQLRQPLFLEAGWLIEPNLRQRIIRTYDNKGEWVSLTLVTEKKVS; from the coding sequence ATGCGATCGCAATGGGAATCTCTACTACAAAATCTCGGTGTTTGGCAGGGTTCTTTTACTGTATTTTCCCCTCAAGGTGAACTTAAAGAAGATATTCCCAGTCGTCTCACTTTGGAAACCTTGGATGATACCCAGTCAACAGTGCGTTTGACGCTACTGCGGGAAGGGAAAAATGATCTAGTTTTGGACACTTCCAGTCTTTCACGTAGTTTACTGTTTTTTGAGAATGGGGCGTTTTCTCAAGGTGCCATGCAATTTTCACCCTATGGTGATTTTGGCGGAGAATTTAGCTTTATCCACGAAAATCGCCGTTTGCGCTTCGTACAACTGTTTAATAATCAAAGCAATTTATCTACCCTAACTCTGATTCGAGAACATCGAGAAGGGACTACACCCGATGAACGTCCACCGCTACAAGTGGAGTCACTTCTGGGAGAATGGGAAGGCGAAGGAATAACCATTTATCCCGATCTGCGATCGCCTGTGAGCTTCGATAGTAAAATGCAATTAAAACTGGATAAACATCAGCGTTTAATTCAAAACACTTACTTCGGTAGTGAGAAAATGATTGCATCTACTGCCACCATCAACGGTTCGATTCTCGATTTTGATGATAACCCCGAAAATCCCTTCCAAGTCATGATGTTGCCAGATGGTGCTTCCGCAACTTTTCCAGTTAAAGCCCAATTACGGCAACCATTATTTTTAGAAGCAGGTTGGTTAATCGAACCTAATCTTCGCCAAAGAATCATCCGTACTTACGACAATAAAGGTGAATGGGTAAGCTTAACCCTAGTCACCGAAAAGAAAGTAAGTTAA
- a CDS encoding cell division protein FtsX — protein MLRIFTKLDYLLRETFLGLQRGGWMNWAAISIVTVLLFLFGLSVQTSWQMEKLLNQFGSQLEVSVYLEPNVQVNTVEPMVIQLPGVTNVEKVTKEQAWTKLVKELGMSDIQGATQQLGSNPLVDELRVKAQNPDVVPRLAMQLAKIKGVESVQYIDEAVKRIGQLHRGLNWATIIIIGILTLTAVAVTSITIRLIVMARRREIEVMQLVGATASWIYLPFIFQGIAFGFVGSAIAWCFISLSQQFLRKLLANQPDFIKFLSTSLQLSTSQTFLLPFILLCFGTAVGLVGSLFAVRKFAKT, from the coding sequence GTGCTACGAATATTCACTAAGTTAGATTATCTCCTTAGAGAGACATTTCTAGGTTTGCAGCGCGGTGGTTGGATGAATTGGGCAGCCATCAGCATTGTAACTGTACTGCTGTTTCTCTTCGGTTTGAGTGTGCAAACTTCCTGGCAAATGGAAAAATTACTCAATCAGTTTGGCAGTCAGTTGGAGGTATCTGTTTATCTGGAGCCGAATGTTCAAGTTAATACAGTTGAACCGATGGTAATTCAATTACCCGGTGTCACAAATGTAGAAAAAGTTACTAAGGAGCAAGCTTGGACAAAGCTGGTGAAAGAGTTGGGGATGTCGGATATTCAAGGTGCAACACAGCAATTAGGAAGTAATCCGCTGGTGGATGAGTTGCGAGTTAAAGCGCAGAATCCTGATGTTGTACCCAGGTTAGCGATGCAGTTGGCAAAAATCAAGGGTGTGGAATCGGTACAGTATATTGATGAAGCTGTCAAGCGAATTGGTCAGTTACATCGGGGTTTAAATTGGGCAACAATTATAATAATTGGCATTTTGACGCTAACTGCTGTTGCTGTCACTAGTATCACCATTCGATTGATAGTGATGGCAAGACGTAGGGAAATCGAAGTTATGCAATTGGTGGGTGCAACAGCTTCGTGGATTTATTTGCCGTTCATTTTCCAGGGTATCGCATTTGGTTTCGTTGGTAGCGCGATCGCATGGTGTTTTATTTCCCTAAGTCAGCAGTTTTTGCGGAAGCTATTGGCAAATCAACCTGATTTTATCAAGTTCCTCAGCACCAGTTTACAACTGAGTACCAGTCAAACATTTTTATTGCCTTTTATTCTTTTATGTTTCGGTACAGCGGTAGGATTAGTAGGGAGTTTATTCGCGGTGAGGAAATTTGCCAAGACTTAG
- the def gene encoding peptide deformylase, with amino-acid sequence MPSQIAVEKKKLKNPPLDIHYLGDRVLRQPAKRITKVDDEIRQIARQMLQTMYSSDGIGLAAPQVGIHKQLIVIDLEPDKPEHQPLVLINPVVKQVSKEVCAAQEGCLSIPGVYLDVTRPLSLELSYKDENGTPKTLKATDLLARCILHEMDHLNGVVFVDRVENSLALSQELSKHGFSQQAVKPIV; translated from the coding sequence ATGCCATCACAAATCGCTGTTGAGAAGAAAAAGTTAAAAAACCCGCCATTGGACATACATTACCTTGGCGATCGCGTGTTGCGTCAACCAGCCAAAAGAATTACCAAGGTGGATGATGAAATCCGCCAAATTGCCCGCCAAATGTTACAGACAATGTACAGCAGTGATGGGATTGGTTTGGCTGCACCACAAGTTGGGATTCATAAGCAACTAATTGTAATCGATTTGGAACCAGATAAACCCGAACATCAACCCTTGGTGTTGATTAACCCAGTTGTCAAACAGGTTAGCAAAGAGGTTTGTGCGGCTCAAGAAGGCTGTCTTAGTATTCCGGGAGTATACCTTGATGTCACGCGTCCATTATCGCTAGAACTCAGCTACAAGGACGAAAACGGTACACCCAAAACCCTCAAAGCCACAGATTTACTCGCACGTTGTATTTTACATGAGATGGATCACCTCAATGGTGTGGTATTTGTAGACCGTGTGGAAAATTCTCTAGCTTTGTCACAGGAACTATCAAAACATGGTTTCTCACAGCAAGCAGTCAAACCAATTGTTTAA
- a CDS encoding NADAR family protein, producing MAIYFYKVTDAYGCFSNFSPHGITIAGTYWSTVEHYYQAQKFVGSVDAEMIPLIHNAATPELAAALGRDPKLQLRPDWDIAKIEVMHKAVWQKFFTHPDIRTILLATNEQLLVEDSPNDYFWGCGNDKTGQNQLGQALMQVRSELRVLFLSINTLDK from the coding sequence ATGGCGATTTACTTTTATAAAGTTACCGATGCTTATGGCTGTTTTTCCAATTTTTCTCCCCATGGGATTACAATTGCGGGAACCTATTGGTCAACAGTCGAGCATTATTATCAAGCACAAAAATTTGTCGGTAGTGTGGATGCAGAAATGATTCCTCTAATTCATAATGCCGCAACCCCTGAATTAGCAGCAGCTTTGGGACGTGATCCGAAGCTTCAACTTCGTCCCGATTGGGATATTGCCAAAATTGAGGTCATGCATAAAGCAGTTTGGCAAAAGTTTTTCACCCATCCTGACATTCGTACAATCCTTTTGGCAACTAATGAGCAATTATTGGTTGAAGATTCTCCAAATGATTATTTTTGGGGTTGTGGCAATGACAAAACTGGTCAAAATCAACTTGGACAAGCTTTGATGCAGGTACGTAGTGAACTGCGAGTTTTGTTTTTATCAATAAATACACTAGATAAATAA